One genomic window of Quercus robur chromosome 6, dhQueRobu3.1, whole genome shotgun sequence includes the following:
- the LOC126689954 gene encoding uncharacterized protein LOC126689954 has translation MGDNIKLRDLLWYKPCNETTLLEYRLDKGIVQDFMDSETSTWKVELIANIYDTRVAREIINTPHSKFGLPDKILWSHSKKGIYKVDEGYKLVTMEQDGIANYVMNGMGWKNLWKLQTPYKICMFLWKLLHNGLPTRMELIRRQIMVSPKCVMCDQEDETLDHLFLKCPFARALWFVLSQNIRSEAIPSVRQWLITVLKKCKAGNGQEDKVLKDISATLG, from the coding sequence ATGGGTGATAACATTAAATTAAGGGATCTGCTATGGTATAAACCTTGTAATGAAACAACATTGTTGGAATACCGACTTGACAAAGGCATAGTTCAAGATTTTATGGATTCTGAAACAAGTACTTGGAAAGTTGAACTCATTGCAAATATATATGACACAAGAGTTGCACGAGAGATTATAAATACCCCACATTCAAAGTTTGGACTTCCAGATAAAATTTTATGGTCTCATTCAAAGAAAGGGATATACAAGGTTGATGAGGGATACAAATTAGTTACTATGGAGCAAGATGGGATAGCTAATTATGTTATGAATGGAATGGGTTGGAAAAATCTTTGGAAACTACAAACCCCATACAAAATTTGTATGTTCTTATGGAAACTGTTACACAATGGGTTACCCACTAGAATGGAGCTAATCAGAAGACAAATAATGGTCAGTCCCAAATGTGTAATGTGTGATCAAGAAGATGAAACGTTGGATCATCTTTTTCTCAAATGTCCTTTTGCTAGAGCTTTATGGTTTGTCTTGTCTCAAAACATTCGATCTGAAGCTATTCCATCTGTTCGACAATGGTTGATAACCGTTCTCAAAAAATGCAAAGCAGGTAATGGACAGGAAGATAAAGTTCTTAAAGATATTAGTGCCACTCTTGGGTGA
- the LOC126733140 gene encoding protein WALLS ARE THIN 1-like isoform X2 encodes MAMVPERAMLHLVMTAWQFGYAGNHIILRAALNMGVSKLVFPLYRNIIALFALAPFAYFLEKKDRPPLTTMFLVQFFLLGFVGITCNQGLYLLGLDNTSPTFASATENIVPAVTFVMAVVLRIEKIHLNRKDGIAKVVGTIASVAGASVITLYKGPTIYAPNSSHLHQSHFLVSLGDAKKNWTLGCIYLIVHCLCWSGWIVVQAPLLKKYPARLSVTSYSCLFSTLQFLVIAASFERDLQAWQVHSAGELFSIFYTGVVASALSFAAQTWVIDRAGPVFVSVYLPVQTLLVAVMASVVLGEEFYLGGVIGAVLIVVGLYLVVWGKNEESKFAKENLAIPSMSKRTSSSKSPLIQPLLCCQCENGDH; translated from the exons ATGGCTATGGTGCCTGAACGTGCCATGCTGCACTTGGTCATGACCGCCTGGCAGTTTGGTTATGCAGGGAACCATATCATCTTGAGAGCTGCACTTAATATGGGTGTAAGCAAGCTAGTTTTCCCTCTTTATAGGAACATCATCGCACTGTTTGCACTAGCTCCTTTTGCATATTTTCTAGAGAA GAAAGACAGGCCACCATTAACTACTATGTTTTTGGTACAGTTCTTCCTCCTCGGATTTGTTGG GATAACATGTAATCAAGGATTGTATCTGTTGGGTTTGGACAATACTTCACCAACCTTTGCCTCTGCCACAGAGAATATTGTTCCTGCTGTAACCTTTGTCATGGCTGTGGTACTCAG AATTGAGAAAATTCACTTGAACAGAAAGGATGGCATTGCTAAGGTGGTTGGAACTATTGCTTCTGTTGCTGGAGCTTCAGTCATTACCCTTTACAAGGGGCCAACCATTTATGCACCAAATTCCTCACATTTACACCAATCACATTTTTTGGTCTCATTAGGAGATGCCAAGAAGAATTGGACCTTGGGTTGCATCTATCTCATTGTTCACTGCCTATGTTGGTCTGGTTGGATTGTAGTACAGGCACCCCTCTTGAAGAAATACCCGGCTCGGCTTTCAGTTACATCATATTCTTGCCTCTTTAGTACTTTGCAATTTCTGGTAATTGCAGCAAGCTTTGAAAGAGACTTGCAAGCCTGGCAGGTTCACTCTGCTGGTGAGCTCTTCAGTATTTTTTATACG GGAGTGGTAGCTTCAGCATTGTCGTTTGCAGCACAAACATGGGTTATTGACCGGGCTGGACCGGTATTTGTTTCAGTGTATCTACCTGTACAGACCTTACTTGTAGCTGTAATGGCCTCTGTTGTTTTAGGTGAAGAGTTCTACTTGGGAGG GGTTATTGGAGCAGTGTTGATTGTGGTTGGACTATATCTTGTCGTGTGGGGTAAAAATGAAGAGAGCAAGTTTGCTAAAGAAAATTTGGCAATTCCCTCAATGTCTAAGAGAACATCTTCTAGCAAATCTCCTCTCATCCAACCATTACTTTGTTGTCAGTGTGAAAACGGTGATCACTAG
- the LOC126733140 gene encoding protein WALLS ARE THIN 1-like isoform X5, with translation MFLVQFFLLGFVGITCNQGLYLLGLDNTSPTFASATENIVPAVTFVMAVVLRIEKIHLNRKDGIAKVVGTIASVAGASVITLYKGPTIYAPNSSHLHQSHFLVSLGDAKKNWTLGCIYLIVHCLCWSGWIVVQAPLLKKYPARLSVTSYSCLFSTLQFLVIAASFERDLQAWQVHSAGELFSIFYTGVVASALSFAAQTWVIDRAGPVFVSVYLPVQTLLVAVMASVVLGEEFYLGGVIGAVLIVVGLYLVVWGKNEESKFAKENLAIPSMSKRTSSSKSPLIQPLLCCQCENGDH, from the exons ATGTTTTTGGTACAGTTCTTCCTCCTCGGATTTGTTGG GATAACATGTAATCAAGGATTGTATCTGTTGGGTTTGGACAATACTTCACCAACCTTTGCCTCTGCCACAGAGAATATTGTTCCTGCTGTAACCTTTGTCATGGCTGTGGTACTCAG AATTGAGAAAATTCACTTGAACAGAAAGGATGGCATTGCTAAGGTGGTTGGAACTATTGCTTCTGTTGCTGGAGCTTCAGTCATTACCCTTTACAAGGGGCCAACCATTTATGCACCAAATTCCTCACATTTACACCAATCACATTTTTTGGTCTCATTAGGAGATGCCAAGAAGAATTGGACCTTGGGTTGCATCTATCTCATTGTTCACTGCCTATGTTGGTCTGGTTGGATTGTAGTACAGGCACCCCTCTTGAAGAAATACCCGGCTCGGCTTTCAGTTACATCATATTCTTGCCTCTTTAGTACTTTGCAATTTCTGGTAATTGCAGCAAGCTTTGAAAGAGACTTGCAAGCCTGGCAGGTTCACTCTGCTGGTGAGCTCTTCAGTATTTTTTATACG GGAGTGGTAGCTTCAGCATTGTCGTTTGCAGCACAAACATGGGTTATTGACCGGGCTGGACCGGTATTTGTTTCAGTGTATCTACCTGTACAGACCTTACTTGTAGCTGTAATGGCCTCTGTTGTTTTAGGTGAAGAGTTCTACTTGGGAGG GGTTATTGGAGCAGTGTTGATTGTGGTTGGACTATATCTTGTCGTGTGGGGTAAAAATGAAGAGAGCAAGTTTGCTAAAGAAAATTTGGCAATTCCCTCAATGTCTAAGAGAACATCTTCTAGCAAATCTCCTCTCATCCAACCATTACTTTGTTGTCAGTGTGAAAACGGTGATCACTAG